From Haliotis asinina isolate JCU_RB_2024 chromosome 8, JCU_Hal_asi_v2, whole genome shotgun sequence, a single genomic window includes:
- the LOC137293574 gene encoding thyroid receptor-interacting protein 11-like isoform X4 gives MSWLGGSISSLTGQISNLTKDILTEGTEEVSDHATELRLAQEKITEFQTLCGALKTENDRLKIFNRELEEKAESSELQINSISSQYRDVLQEKENELKELKKKHHEILEHQAKSALSPLTAPSTVPAHSQPGSLSTQTGLGFSEGIGGSEWDLGDNISLQHEINRLRQEATRLQTEAQHWKSVAGQLSQGDTSNEQFEASNAEIIQLRDRTKELERQLVQARDHQQHEIVSLQDVHTDKMAAIKKKHKQEIADLRKQIAALEQQLSDSRDNDSVRHGSSNLPEADRPGLTSESDVDDLRRELQQLHTQLSKVNTEKNKIETAKRHLEGVLEELQTEVGKLQDERDVYVEKIKLLDSTVADQRAQLETLKKAAGDDVIQLKEALEQALSEKGSLEKELGQQGQVKSTLVEAKSLSTHLTTEAAAIVESLGSHSHQQLTAELLGSLEKENLYLKEQNLKFQEQITLLERAASTQAQERIQCEETISRLKGQLKEDVDESSSISTLNDSLSTGSVRTVDGSDISELSRRNRELDLKVEQLQIEVDKYKTDIDQFEFVKSDWQLEKESLEEVLLQLRKQLQEREMELNIALAQKGLAEVKRQEKKSKATERTPAGEVVEETIVAEHQDLLQTGETTLEADIETFAVQAQRLSDANLQLEEERDQLEADKAALEEKVKLLENNVSTLEKSVQSEKQASPVQQQLEQRLKQHEKEMKAMEQEKLDLESSLEELDLQHQQAMDKLISIRDNLSQQVDTLNTSLSQKDTEIAQLSDELEQSRAQIEKVASSSQDQTDAAEGLDEGLVKELQSKLEKMQSEKEKEIQDLKEKCQNAAVAVNDLHMDKRELQEELGKMKQEITGKVSKLKEMREDHTRVVEENKDLRERLQEAEDEIEDWQERNEQTQVLQKQAGNKEIEELRNENSELKSKLEEYFTACENEKTRISRLLAENQRLSAQTEQFEVKKKESMHQASQALHDRISVLETQFDAVTLDKVNLEKEISQLEDKLHSQTKHYEHYIQELQNSQDKDASALQQDHQAMMQTCHEKELAIGELQSQINSLQSELEMTKETMQTSVDSHEQLTSILKEKDDEISSLKSANIELNTEYEELCAHMKEQEVLMESMKGMEKLLAASKEEIQRLRTEIEVNKMNMEQQKPDDMDQSKTLEVITELEKELALCKDKISQLEETVYAQESLINDHKAGITQLNEKHELHIREIEEERTKLARQDDLILILQEKSAEKEDEIADLKNKLTRASSLVEANKLQLLSEEDSSQCHPVLPALEYPEKAAIEYTPPSRKMDKQESLDKDDFDRDTSDKIETISKDIGELQLRLQEKDLVIQELQSNNASLLTMLEAKSLTSHGDKTLVSVHKLENEVKALKMEREQIMAVMTEKSRESSSLKAEVHRLMSVVSAEKSALDKLQEDNNQLQNRENPVDDMQREALQNLSRLVRDRELEIEALKQKNDTLLAVLQDSSQETQGSQINSLLQDKDNLSKQVMTFQAEREQMITYLNQKHQESVTYHNEIQRLTALVSTQTEQFETLNRNYTNLVPQFEDKTQTLLKTQNELLNYKQKYNELEIKYGELLGRSNMSETIDMATYNTKEVELQKTQDRLSELQQEVNDRDQKIQSLSSKIHELESIVSSKEAERISFKKQADNLTFQLQGLQTELHDFRTERVSTQQKSSEIDSELQVLKDTNNQLTLSLREKEFELTSLREKTATLTTLLQQQQGEKGQVDHLVQENASLHQQTVQYQQERDQAIMALQQKHSDVEELNKEIARLKEREMKLSRELERLRQHLLQIEEGYTGEALEAEEREKELRNRLAVAEEKILSSSSAVQSASQAANEQVETLKHQLQGVTSQRDAAYMQMTAMQEQCQQYAASLANLQMVLEQFQQDKDAQIAADTERYQDEIKILKDKMNTLQRTLDTTTSELEEASDGLEAAARLSEQLDKKEEAVAALKEEVLLREKSLKAAEEEIRKLTTSTEAKVDKLLMKNMLIGYFQTPSNQRSEVIHMMGGVLNFHPDDYAKIDQNRSSWVAGFLRFGSPRSGPTPPTTPVRGGRKAPSLDQSFSQLFVKFLEKESSPPPPPVRMPAEKMAQEVTDKHKENQKPVFNPFTAPRHVSMPLSIGEQTATTKPHILMAPMSPVTQTNPLIAPMSGDALSKGGSGRSTPQNSSAILKDVLGSR, from the exons GATTTTCCGAAGGCATCGGTGGATCTGAATGGGACCTTGGTGACAATATCAGTCTCCAGCATGAAATCAACCGGCTGCGTCAAGAGGCCACACGACTCCAGACTGAGGCTCAACACTGGAAATCAGTAGCAGGACAACTG AGCCAAGGCGATACAAGCAATGAACAGTTTGAAGCCAGCAACGCTGAAATCATCCAGCTTCGCGACAGAACCAAG GAATTGGAACGTCAGCTGGTACAGGCTAGGGATCATCAGCAACATGAAATTGTCTCCCTTCAGGATGTACACACAGACAAGATGGCCGCCATAAAGAAAAAACACAAGCAGGAGATAGCTGACCTAAGGAAACAGATTGCAGCACTTGAGCAACAGCTAAGTGACA GTCGGGACAATGACAGTGTGAGACATGGATCCTCCAACCTGCCAGAGGCTGACAGACCTGGACTGACTTCTGAATCTGATGTTGATGACCTGAGACGTGAGCTGCAGCAGCTGCACACACAGCTGTCCAAGGTCAACACAGAGAAGAACAAG ATCGAGACAGCAAAGCGCCACCTTGAGGGAGTGTTGGAGGAACTCCAGACCGAGGTGGGCAAGCTGCAGGATGAAAGAGATGTCTATGTGGAGAAGATCAAACTCTTGGACTCGACTGTTGCAGACCAGCGGGCTCAACTGGAGACACTGAAGAAAGCTGCTGGAGATGATGTCATACAGTTGAAGGAGGCTCTTGAAC aagcCCTCTCAGAAAAAGGTTCCTTGGAAAAAGAGCTGGGACAG CAAGGGCAGGTGAAGTCTACTCTGGTGGAAGCCAAGTCTCTCAGTACCCACCTAACCACTGAGGCAGCTGCCATTGTGGAGTCTCTGGGCAGTCATAGCCATCAGCAGCTCACCGCAG AGCTGCTTGGATCACTTGAGAAAGAAAATCTGTACTTGAAAGAACAGAATCTCAAGTTCCAAGAGCAGATAACTCTGTTAGAGCGAGCAGCAAGCACACAAGCCCAGGAAAGGATCCAGTGTGAGGAAACCATCTCTAGACTGAAGGGGCAGTTGAAAGAGG ATGTGGATGAATCCAGTTCTATATCAACACTCAATGACAGTCTTTCCACTGGCAGTGTCAG GACAGTTGATGGCAGCGACATATCTGAACTCTCACGCAGGAATCGTGAACTTGACCTCAAGGTGGAACAGCTTCAGATAGAGGTTGACAAATACAAAACAGACATTGACCAGTTTGAATTTGTGAAGTCTGATTGGCAGCTGGAGAAAGAATCTCTGGAAGAAGTCTTACTACAGCTGCGCAAGCAGCTTCAGGAGCGGGAGATGGAGCTCAACATCGCACTTGCCCAGAAG GGTCTAGCTGAGGTGAAACGGCAGGAGAAAAAGTCCAAGGCGACAGAAAGAACTCCG GCAGGAGAAGTAGTTGAGGAAACAATCGTGGCAGAACACCAGGATCTGCTGCAGACAGGGGAGACGACTCTTGAGGCTGACATTGAAACATTTGCTGTCCAGGCTCAAAGACTGAGTGATGCCAACTTACAGCTTGAGGAGGAGAGAGATCAGCTTGAGGCTGACAAG GCTGCACTTGAAGAAAAGGTCAAACTTTTAGAAAACAATGTGTCCACTTTAGAGAAGTCAGTACAAAGTGAAAAACAAG CATCTCCCGTGCAGCAGCAGCTGGAACAAAGACTCAAACAGCATGAGAAAGAGATGAAAGCAATGGAACAGGAGAAGCTGGACTTAGAGTCCAGCCTAGAGGAGCTGGACCTGCAGCATCAGCAAGCCATGGACAAACTCATCAGTATTCGGGACAACCTCTCCCAGCAGGTGGACACACTAAACACTAGTCTTTCACAGAAGGATACAGAAATTGCACAGCTCAGTGATGAACTGGAACAGTCCCGGGCGCAAATTGAAAAAGTTGCTTCATCATCACAGGACCAAACTGATGCCGCTGAAGGTTTGGATGAGGGCCTGGTTAAGGAGCTCCAGTCTAAGCTGGAGAAGATGCAGTCTGAAAAAGAGAAGGAGATTCAAGATTTGAAGGAGAAGTGTCAGAATGCTGCTGTTGCAGTTAATGATCTGCATATGGACAAGCGTGAGCTCCAGGAGGAGCTGGGAAAAATGAAACAGGAGATTACAGGGAAGGTGTCCAAGTTGAAAGAGATGAGGGAGGACCACACTCGGGTGGTGGAGGAGAATAAGGATCTGAGAGAGAGGTTGCAGGAAGCAGAGGATGAGATTGAGGACTGGCAGGAGAGGAATGAACAAACTCAGGTACTCCAGAAGCAGGCTGGGAATAAAGAGATTGAGGAACTGAGAAATGAAAACTCTGAACTGAAATCAAAACTTGAGGAGTATTTTACAGCCTGTGAGAATGAAAAGACTAGAATTTCTCGGCTTTTGGCTGAGAATCAGAGATTGTCTGCTCAAACTGAACAGTTTgaagttaaaaaaaaagaaagtatGCATCAGGCATCACAAGCTCTGCATGACAGAATATCAGTGTTGGAGACACAGTTTGATGCTGTGACTTTAGACAAGGTAAATCTTGAGAAGGAGATAAGTCAGTTGGAGGATAAACTCCATTCTCAGACAAAACATTATGAGCATTATATCCAGGAACTGCAGAACAGCCAAGACAAAGATGCCTCAGCCTTACAGCAAGACCATCAGGCCATGATGCAGACTTGTCATGAGAAGGAGCTTGCAATTGGTGAACTGCAGTCTCAGATTAACTCCTTACAATCGGAACTGGAAATGACTAAAGAAACAATGCAAACATCTGTTGATAGTCATGAGCAGCTGACTTCTATTTTGAAGGAGAAAGATGATGAAATTTCTTCACTGAAGTCAGCAAATATTGAGTTAAATACTGAGTATGAAGAGTTGTGTGCCCATATGAAGGAACAGGAAGTCCTCATGGAGAGTATGAAAGGTATGGAGAAACTCCTCGCTGCTTCGAAGGAGGAGATTCAGAGATTACGAACAGAAATTGAGGTGAATAAGATGAACATGGAACAGCAGAAGCCTGATGACATGGATCAGTCAAAGACATTGGAGGTTATCACTGAGCTTGAGAAAGAGCTTGCTTTGTGCAAAGACAAAATATCTCAGTTAGAGGAAACTGTCTATGCTCAGGAGTCCTTGATTAATGATCACAAGGCAGGAATTACTCAGTTAAATGAAAAACACGAATTGCATATTAGGGAAATTGAAGAAGAAAGAACAAAGCTCGCAAGACAGGATGATTTAATTTTGATTCTACAAGAGAAATCTGCAGAAAAGGAGGATGAAATTGCAGATTTGAAAAACAAGTTGACAAGAGCCTCATCCTTAGTGGAAGCTAACAAGTTGCAGTTGCTCAGTGAAGAAGATAGTTCTCAATGTCACCCTGTCCTACCTGCTCTTGAATACCCAGAGAAGGCAGCCATAGAATACACCCCACCATCAAGGAAGATGGATAAACAAGAAAGTCTGGATAAGGATGATTTTGATCGTGACACGTCTGACAAGATTGAGACAATTTCAAAGGATATTGGTGAACTTCAGCTCCGCCTGCAAGAGAAGGATCTTGTGATTCAAGAACTTCAGAGCAATAATGCCTCATTACTGACGATGCTGGAGGCCAAGTCCCTGACATCGCATGGGGATAAAACTCTCGTCAGTGTGCATAAGCTGGAAAATGAGGTCAAGGCTCTTAAGATGGAGCGAGAACAGATCATGGCAGTGATGACCGAGAAATCCCGCGAGTCAAGTTCACTGAAAGCTGAGGTGCATCGTTTGATGAGTGTTGTGTCTGCAGAAAAGAGTGCCCTGGACAAGCTGCAGGAGGACAACAACCAGCTACAGAACAGGGAGAATCCTGTTGATGACATGCAGAGGGAGGCATTGCAGAACTTGTCTCGTCTTGTTCGTGATCGGGAATTGGAGATTGAGGCACTGAAACAGAAAAATGACACACTCCTGGCTGTGCTGCAAGACTCTTCTCAGGAAACACAAGGGTCTCAGATCAATTCTCTCCTCCAAGACAAAGATAACCTAAGCAAGCAGGTGATGACATTTCAGGCTGAGCGAGAACAGATGATCACCTACCTCAACCAAAAACACCAGGAGAGTGTGACATATCATAATGAAATTCAGAGACTCACTGCATTGGTGTCCACTCAGACTGAACAGTTTGAAACTCTAAATCGCAACTACACTAATCTAGTTCCTCAGTTTGAAGATAAAACACAGACTCTTCTTAAAACACAAAATGAACTTTTAAATTATAAACAGAAATATAATGAATTAGAAATTAAATATGGGGAGTTGTTAGGAAGGTCCAACATGAGTGAAACTATTGACATGGCAACTTACAATACTAAGGAGGTTGAGCTCCAGAAAACTCAGGACAGATTATCAGAACTACAACAGGAAGTTAATGATCGGGATCAGAAGATTCAGAGCCTGTCTTCAAAGATTCATGAACTGGAAAGTATAGTGTCAAGTAAAGAAGCTGAGAGGATTAGTTTTAAAAAGCAGGCTGATAATTTGACATTTCAGCTTCAGGGCTTGCAAACAGAGCTTCACGACTTTCGAACTGAAAGGGTATCCACACAACAGAAATCCTCTGAAATAGATTCAGAACTGCAGGTTTTGAAAGATACCAATAATCAATTGACATTGTCTCTCAGAGAGAAGGAGTTTGAGTTAACAAGCTTGCGAGAGAAGACGGCGACATTGACAACACTACTACAGCAGCAGCAGGGTGAGAAAGGGCAGGTTGACCACCTTGTCCAGGAGAACGCCTCACTACATCAACAGACTGTTCAGTACCAGCAGGAAAGGGACCAGGCCATCATGGCCCTCCAGCAAAAACACTCTGATGTGGAGGAGCTCAATAAAGAG ATCGCCCGTCTGAAGGAGAGGGAAATGAAACTGAGTCGGGAACTGGAGCGACTGAGACAGCATCTGCTTCAG ATTGAGGAAGGCTACACTGGGGAAGCTCTGGAGGCCGAGGAGAGAGAGAAGGAGTTGAGGAATAGGCTTGCTGTGGCTGAGGAGAAGATCCTGTCATCCAGCTCAGCAGTACAGAGTGCCAG CCAAGCAGCTAATGAGCAGGTGGAGACATTGAAGCATCAGCTGCAAGGAGTGACCAGTCAGCGTGATGCTGCCTATATGCAAATGACTGCCATGCAGGAACAGTGCCAACAGTACGCTGCCTCCCTTGCCAACCTACAGATGGTGCTTGAACAGTTCCAGCAGG ACAAAGATGCTCAGATTGCTGCTGACACAGAGAGGTACCAAGATGAGATAAAGATCCTGAAAGACAAGATGAACACCCTGCAGAGAACACTTGACACTACAACG AGTGAGCTTGAGGAGGCCTCAGATGGACTGGAGGCAGCAGCTCGTCTGAGTGAACAGCTTGACAAAAAGGAGGAGGCTGTTGCTGCGTTGAAGGAGGAGG TCCTGCTACGAGAGAAGTCTCTGAAGGCAGCAGAGGAGGAGATCAGGAAGCTGACAACAAGCACTGAGGCTAAGGTTGACAA GTTGTTGATGAAGAACATGCTGATAGGCTATTTCCAAACACCATCTAATCAACGCAGTGAGGTCATTCACATGATGGGTGGGGTCCTCAACTTCCATCCAGACGACTATGCAAAG ATTGATCAGAATCGGTCCAGCTGGGTCGCAGGATTCCTCAGATTTGGGTCCCCTCGGTCAGGCCCCACTCCACCAACAACACCTGTACGTGGAGGCCGGAAGGCACCTTCACTGGACCAG TCTTTCTCCCAGCTGTTTGTCAAGTTCCTTGAGAAAGAATCATCTCCTCCCCCACCGCCGGTCCGAATGCCAGCCGAGAAGATGGCCCAGgaggtcacagacaaacacaaagAGAACCAGAAGCCAGTGTTCAACCCGTTCACCGCCCCCAGACATGTGTCCATGCCTCTTAGTATTGGGGAGCAGACTGCCACCACCAAACCCCACATCCTGATGGCGCCCATGTCTCCTGTCACACAGACCAATCCACTCATCGCCCCCATGTCGGGTGATGCGCTCAGTAAGGGCGGATCTGGCAGGTCCACACCACAGAATTCTAGTGCAATTCTTAAAGATGTTCTTGGCTCCAGATGA